A window from Streptomyces sp. NBC_00271 encodes these proteins:
- a CDS encoding PhzF family phenazine biosynthesis protein: protein MRIRIVDAFTDRPFTGNPAGVLLLDHDTFPEDSRLQSVALEVNHAETAFAHRLPEGGDADWALRWFTPVAEVAMCGHATLATAHVLRTTGAHTGPVRFATLSGVLVAMPHEDGSLTLDFPTAPLTPVEVPDGVAEALGAEPLTTFDTGPNTGDLLIEVADEKTVRGLAPDHRALARYSERGIIATARAEDPSQGYDFVSRCFFPNLGIDEDPVTGSAHTALAPYWSERLGRPGLTGLQASPRSGLVRTELRGNRTLLTGHAVTVIEGELLA, encoded by the coding sequence ATGCGGATTCGAATCGTCGACGCCTTCACCGACCGTCCCTTCACGGGCAACCCGGCCGGGGTCCTCCTTCTCGACCACGACACCTTCCCCGAGGACAGCCGGCTCCAGAGCGTCGCCCTGGAGGTCAACCACGCGGAGACGGCCTTCGCGCACCGCCTCCCCGAGGGCGGCGACGCCGACTGGGCGCTGCGCTGGTTCACCCCCGTCGCCGAGGTCGCGATGTGCGGGCACGCGACCCTCGCCACCGCACACGTCCTGCGCACCACGGGCGCCCACACGGGACCGGTGCGGTTCGCCACGCTCAGCGGCGTACTCGTCGCCATGCCCCACGAGGACGGTTCCCTGACGCTGGACTTCCCCACCGCTCCGCTCACCCCGGTCGAGGTCCCGGACGGCGTCGCCGAGGCCCTGGGCGCCGAGCCGCTCACGACCTTCGACACCGGCCCGAACACCGGCGACCTGCTGATCGAGGTCGCCGACGAGAAGACGGTCAGGGGACTCGCCCCCGATCACAGGGCCCTCGCCCGGTACTCCGAGCGCGGCATCATCGCGACCGCCCGCGCCGAAGACCCCTCCCAGGGCTACGACTTCGTCTCGCGCTGCTTCTTCCCGAACCTCGGCATCGACGAGGACCCGGTCACCGGCAGCGCCCACACCGCCCTCGCGCCCTACTGGTCCGAGCGCCTCGGCCGCCCCGGCCTCACCGGCCTGCAGGCCTCCCCGCGCTCCGGCCTCGTCCGCACCGAGCTGCGCGGCAACCGCACGCTGCTCACAGGCCACGCGGTCACGGTCATCGAGGGCGAACTCCTCGCGTAG
- a CDS encoding type II toxin-antitoxin system Rv0910 family toxin, giving the protein MAEVSAEARIEAPAEKVWAQLTDFSSYGEWNSTHTNFPKGGPASLEVGGTFQENMKLMGFPAEVEWTIEELEPARTLAIRGKGPMAVTVATRYTLTPNGDATSVRIDGEFTGAAVSLMAGKLKDSATAALNESLRKLAGLVT; this is encoded by the coding sequence ATGGCCGAAGTCAGCGCGGAAGCACGCATCGAGGCGCCGGCCGAGAAGGTCTGGGCGCAGCTCACGGACTTCTCCTCGTACGGCGAGTGGAACTCGACCCACACCAACTTCCCCAAGGGTGGCCCCGCCTCACTCGAGGTCGGCGGCACCTTCCAGGAGAACATGAAGCTCATGGGGTTCCCGGCCGAGGTCGAGTGGACCATCGAGGAACTGGAGCCCGCCCGCACCCTGGCCATCCGCGGCAAGGGCCCCATGGCGGTGACCGTCGCCACCCGCTACACCCTGACCCCCAACGGCGACGCCACCTCGGTGCGGATCGACGGGGAGTTCACCGGCGCGGCCGTCTCGCTGATGGCGGGCAAGCTCAAGGACTCGGCGACGGCCGCCCTCAACGAATCGCTGCGCAAGCTGGCCGGACTGGTGACCTGA
- a CDS encoding Clp protease N-terminal domain-containing protein — translation MPPRIPQQPAAESGSHRTELDARLAAELASVVSGARRRALRDGDRQIDTAHLLHSLLEADPQVRAVFDGAPQVARLLGYLVQRSIGYGLRWQSGVEDSGAVPVVAEAGWSRVVAEAGWSPVAAGAMESACERAERRGDERARCLDLLASIVTDPQARAVEVLRRAGVDARTLLLRIENAFDAEDEFACEFRLDFETYVGGGDPGCQSNR, via the coding sequence GTGCCACCGCGTATCCCCCAGCAGCCCGCCGCCGAGAGCGGCTCCCACCGCACGGAACTCGATGCCAGGCTCGCAGCCGAGCTGGCGTCGGTGGTCTCCGGCGCACGCAGGCGGGCGCTGCGGGACGGCGACCGGCAGATCGACACCGCCCATCTGCTGCACTCACTGCTGGAGGCCGACCCCCAGGTGCGTGCCGTCTTCGACGGCGCCCCGCAGGTCGCCCGGCTGCTCGGCTATCTCGTGCAGCGCAGCATCGGCTACGGACTGCGCTGGCAGAGCGGCGTCGAGGACTCGGGGGCGGTTCCGGTCGTCGCCGAGGCGGGCTGGTCGCGGGTCGTGGCCGAGGCGGGCTGGTCACCGGTGGCGGCCGGAGCCATGGAGAGCGCGTGCGAGCGTGCCGAACGGCGGGGTGACGAACGGGCCCGCTGTCTCGATCTGCTCGCCTCGATCGTCACCGATCCGCAGGCGCGGGCCGTCGAGGTCCTGCGGCGGGCCGGCGTGGACGCCCGGACGCTGCTTCTGCGCATCGAGAACGCCTTCGACGCCGAGGACGAGTTCGCATGCGAGTTCCGCCTCGACTTCGAGACGTACGTCGGCGGTGGCGACCCGGGCTGCCAGTCCAATCGTTGA
- a CDS encoding PadR family transcriptional regulator encodes MRPQGQEFGFERGHGRHGGPGPRDRGRFEGRRGAFGPFGPGGPGGGPGGPGFGFGPGPWGGRRGGRGGPGGRARRGDVRASILALLKDRPMHGYEMIQEIAERSGGAWKPSPGSVYPTLQLLEDEGLITSAAEGGKKLFSLTDEGREAAEAGPEAPWEEAGRGVDWETLHEIRQAGFGLMEAFGQVWKTGSKDQRDKALAVINEARKKLYLILADED; translated from the coding sequence ATGCGTCCCCAAGGACAGGAATTTGGATTCGAACGTGGACATGGCCGACACGGTGGGCCCGGTCCGCGTGACCGGGGCCGCTTCGAAGGGCGGCGCGGGGCTTTCGGGCCCTTCGGTCCGGGTGGTCCGGGCGGTGGTCCCGGCGGCCCCGGGTTCGGCTTCGGGCCGGGCCCCTGGGGTGGCAGGCGCGGCGGCCGGGGCGGTCCGGGCGGCAGGGCGCGGCGCGGTGACGTACGCGCGTCGATCCTGGCCCTTCTCAAGGACCGGCCCATGCACGGCTACGAGATGATCCAGGAGATCGCCGAGCGCAGCGGCGGGGCGTGGAAGCCCAGCCCGGGTTCGGTCTACCCGACCCTCCAGCTGCTGGAGGACGAGGGCCTCATCACCAGTGCGGCAGAGGGCGGCAAGAAGCTCTTCTCGCTCACCGACGAAGGCCGCGAAGCGGCCGAGGCGGGCCCCGAGGCGCCGTGGGAAGAGGCCGGGCGCGGGGTCGACTGGGAGACGCTGCACGAGATCCGGCAGGCCGGCTTCGGTCTCATGGAGGCCTTCGGGCAGGTCTGGAAGACCGGCAGCAAGGACCAGCGCGACAAGGCGCTGGCGGTCATCAACGAAGCCCGCAAGAAGCTGTACCTGATCCTCGCCGACGAGGACTGA